GCAAATGATATAATCTAGATGGAAAATTATTTTTACCAACATCAGCATTTCAGCTGTCTGTACTTTTGGGATTCAGCTTTCAAATTTATTGGTAGTTTGTTGTTTGGATCACAGCTTGTGGCTCCAACTGTGACACAATCATAATACATGCTATGaaattgaattttaatttctgtAACAATATTACCAAAATGGCAGGCATCATATGCCTTGATTGCAACATACACAATTGTACCAAGCCTTCACTGAACTAGCTATTTATTGTGTCAGATTTTCACCAACCAATGCACAGTCAAATTTTACCCTTACTAATCTTGTTATGCTTGCTGGATACAATATAATTCTTGTGTATATCTGTATATTATAGGTTTCTGCTGAAGAAGGGAAGACATCTTCTAATAAAGGTAGGCATACTCATATTAGTCCAATTCTGAAATAAAATAGGTTCAAAGCACTTGGATGTTCTCTAGCACATACTGATTTTGGAAAAGTGATCATGGATATCGCAGAGACAACTACACAAGGTGAAATGACTCCGCAAGCTGACTTGACCTCAAAGGTTAAAAGCCGTCGTAAATTAGGCATTCAAAAATCGCTAAGTCAAGAATGTAAACCTACTGAGGGTGCTGGTGATTCCGGAAGTGAGAAATTGTCTTATTCATTGAGTAATATTATTGATGTCAAGGTACTGCTTGTTTATCTTGTTACATGTGCTGATTGATGTGTTTCATTACTTGGCATGGTTGAAGAGTCTTATTTATTCTAACCTGTTGCAGGACAAACTCTCTCACTGCTTGTCATCACGCTTGCTCCGTAGATGGTGCATGTTTGAGTGGTTCTATAGTGCAATTGATTATCCGTGGTTTGCAAAGAGTGAATTTGTTGAGTATTTGAATCATGTCAAGCTGGGTCATGTTCCAAGACTGACTCGTGTTGAGTGGGGTGTCATACGGAGGTTTGTAGTCTTCAATATTTTTGTTAACTTTAGTTGTATTTGTCCCCTAAATTTAATGTTCTGCAGTTCTCTTGGGAAGCCCCGTCGGTTGTCAAAACAGTTTTTGcgtgaggagagagagaagctTTCCCAGTATCGTGATTCAGTTAGACAGCACTATGCTGAACTTCGATCTGGCATTAGAGAAGGTCTACCAACGGATCTTGCACGACCTCTAGCAGTTGGGCAGCGTGTTATAGCCTGCCATCCTAGAACACGGGAACTTCATGATGGGAATGTTCTGACTGTTGATCATAATCGTTGCCGGGTTCAGTTTGATCGACCTGAACTGGGTGTTGAGTTTGTGATGGTAATCAATTACTATCTCACTTATGTGTTTGATCATTTAGTTTTAGTTCCATTTAATGTCTTTGGACTTAAATGCTTTCAGTTCATCTTTGTGATTACTTATACTCCAGAAATTGCCGTGACTTGCAATAACTTAGTAGAAGAGTTAAGTATAGAAGATTGTTATGTCTTATTTCCACTGAAGATCGATATGACTAGATACCTTAGTCTTCTTGAACTGATTGCTTGTTGAATATGGTTTGTTGAGAGGAACTTGTTTTTTCAGGATATTGATTGCATGCCCCTGCATCCCCTGGAAAATTTCCCTGAGTCTCTCAGACCGCAGAACATTGTCAACGAATATTATAGCCGCTTATCGGAAGCAAATGAGGATCAGATGAAAGAGTTGGGTACCGGAGGTTTAACAGGATTCACATCAAATTTGAATAGTGCTGATGCAACCTTCCATATCCCTCCTGGTCATCCGATAACTACTTTGATGAAGCAAGCAAAGGTAGAATGTTTGACATGGAAGCTACTTTTGTATACCAATGTGGAATAAGCTAACTGTGCTCCTTATGGAATTTACGCAATAGGGTGACTCAATTGATTCCATTGCACAGGCCAAAGCGACAGTTAATGAGGTTACAGCTGCTACACAACAGGCAATGTACAATCAGCCATCCACTCTCTCACAGATACAGGAAAGAGAAGCTGATATAAGAGCCCTTGCTGAACTATCACGTGCTCTTGATAAAAAGGCAAGTGCAACAAGGCTTGTGCCTTATTTTTGTCTCACTCTAATGTTTGCAAATGGATACAAATCGCATAGCTCAAATTGGAATCTCCAACATCTTTGTTTTCTAATAACTTCAGTGTATTAAAAGCGACAAGGCGACTCAAGGTGAGCTGGGTacgcctggacgcctaggcggcGCCAGCCCTGGGTCCGCCCGGAcacctaggcgacgcctttgGAACACTGAATAAGTTACAGCTGTGTTGCATTGCAACTAAGAATTCAGTGTACACAAATCCATACACTTAGGTTTGCATTGCAATTGACACTGAGTTGACCATTACTTTTACAGTAATGCACTTTCAACAATCTGTCAGCTGATATTGATGGTTCACCTATTAGTATATATAATAATATTATCTTCCAGTAGTGCTACCTTAATCTTATCTATTCAGGCTGGGCCATTGTGTTGTCTTGATAATCCATCAGCTGTCTGATACTTAAAGTGCGCTGCCAGCTGTAGAGTATAAAATGGGGATAGTCTGCTCGTCTGGTATGAGATATTAGTTCCTTTAGTTCCCAGTTTAGGTTGTGGCTACAGAGCACTGTAATCGTTGTAAGCATGACATCGGTTCTGCAGTTTGTATTTGCTGACatctattattattttttgaatATACATGCTTTTGAAATTTACATCATTCAAGTGGGTTATGGCGAACTATAAATCTGTTGTAGGAAGCTTTACTAGTAGAGTTGAGGCACATGAATGAAGAAGTGTCTGGAAAGCAAAAGGACGGGGACATTATCAGAGACTTGGAGCATTTCAGGAAGCAATACGCTATGGTGCTTGTGCAGCTTAGAGACTCCAATGATCAAGTAATATTCCCAAGTTCAAGCTATCACTTTAATAACTTCAGTTTCATGTACTTAGGTGAATGACAAGATATTTTATACTCAGGTAGCTGCAGCCTTGCTTTCACTTCGTCAACGTAACACATATCATGGGAATGCAGTACAGTCATATCCTAAATCCATGGAAAATGGCATGGCCTTTGCTGGAGCATCAGATCCGTATAACCTTTTCGGTTATATTAATCCAGAATCTGGTTCCCAAGTGATTGAAGTTATTGAGACTTCAAAAAGCAGAGCAAAAATGATGGTCAATGTTGCTATCCAGGTCTGTTTGCCAGAATTGTGCACCTAGGATTCCTCATGGTTCTGATCTGCTCATTGCTTTATGTAGTTCGAATTATCAGATACATTTCGAACTGAATGATCACTGATTTCCACATTTCTGAGGGGGATGATAAATTTTTAAGATTCACATCGACAAGAAATCAATAGACTGGTGCTGTACTTGGTTCTCACAACTCGCTACTCTGTAGTGGCTTCTAAAAGACATGTGAAACTGCCTGCCTAACTTCTAGATGTTGAGTTCAAGATTTAACCTGGGACCTGGTTTTCTATACCGATCATCTCTGTTTGGAATCCTTAAATAGGTCATGAACCTGTTTTCAGTTGGACATTTTCTTTTGAAATGCACTGCTGTCAGCTTGTTGGGGGCAGCTTGCGTATATTGTACTCTTGTTAGTTATTTCTATTGTGTGGATTAGAGCATTGTCTATTTTATTCTCCTTTTTTGGTGCTATATAGACGTAAGTCTTTTTTCCCCttgatattttaaatttatttcatTCCATTGATGCCATTGTTGTTTTTTTCCCTTCACTCTTTACCAGGCAATGTGCAAAGTTAGTGAAGGAGACAATGTTTTTGCCAAAATAGGTGAAGCACTAGATAACTTGAATAGCCGTGGTACTGGTTCTGGTTCAAGCATACTTGGCATAAGACGGATACCTCCTGATTCAGGTCAGTCAaatgcattgcatcaagataACGGCACACCTGCTCCTCCAATAAATAGCAATTCAAGATTGCCAAACGGGTGTGATTCTGATGGCCAATTTCCTACCGAGCTGATTTCATCCTGTGTGGCTATGATGCTTATGATAAAGGTAAATCATCCAAGCTTTGTATGTTGTTCGGACTTAACATTCCAATTCTTTTGCCTAGTGGTCTAACACTGCCATCGGTACTATTCGCCAGAACTGCACGGACAAGCAGTATCACCCTGCTGAAGTCGCGCACATCCTCGATTCAGCACTGTCGGGCTTGCAGCCGCGCAGCTCCCAGAACATCCCAATCTTCAGGGAGATCGAGATGTGTATGGGCATCATCAAGAACCAGATGCTGGCATTGATTCCCACTCCAAGTGGCTAGCTCCATGCCGCCTGCGAGCATCCTAGCTAATGTATTTTGGGAAGCGAACACCCAGACAACTGTATGTGGCGTGTATTAttcattttctcttttctttttcttgctgtCGTACAAGATGTATTTTATGTGTACATTAGATTAAACTGCTGAAAAATTTGTGCGCACACTTGCATGCTCATGTGGTTGCCCCAAGCTTtctatctagttttttcttAGGATTTAGAGGTAATTATTTCATGAAGACTGGTTGATCAGGTGTAAGCCTGAAGCATATGTGAAGCTTCTGGTTCCGAATAAATTCAGTTCAGATTCATTACCTTTTCTTGTACGGATTAACGAGGAGTAAATCTATAATGTTAATGTTGGATGCATGTGGCCAGAAGTCACATCTTCATTCTCTTCACAAATTGCAATGCAGGCCATGAAACTCTGAAGTTATGGTTGGATTGAAATTTGAAAGTCTAATCATTTTCTGATAGTTTGAGGCTTTTCACATGCAGCTTCTGGAGTTCTTTCTTAGGAAAATGAATGGATGTTTCTGCAAACTGTATTTTTCCTTTGTATTATAATTTTTAATAAAACAACATAAGGTGCAAGCCCCTGCtgattaatatatttttaaaaaattgtaTAAAACGCAAAATGAAAAGGGAAAAAAGTtacaataaaaaaaaagacactGTTAGAGGATTTTAGGCAACTctggatatggttagtttagaaTTGATTGTAATCtcgggataaccttccttatctctaggagaggctacttgatCTTCAaaccatgtactcctatatattcgccctaggggctcaatgcaatacatcgaccacattatacgcatcctacctttCCTACATGTCATCAGACGCCTAGGTTTTAGATCCTGACCTAGCCGCTGCCGCTTCTGACTGTTCGTGTTGCTATCGCtacgactgcgggggggggggggggggggggggggggatgttagagtatattaggcaactccggatatgatTAGTTTAGAATTGATTGTAATCCTGGGATAACCTTTCtaatctctaggagaggctacttgccttCCAAGCCATATACTCCTATATATTCGTCTtaggggctcaatgcaatacatcgaccacattatacgcatcctacctttCCTACAGACACTATAGGTAACTCATTTTTTGCCCCATGCATAAGCTTGGCACTCGTGGCTGAACGGCTTTCCTCCAGCTATTGGTGGAGCAATGTGATTGAAGCTGTCCAAATAAACGTTGCAGGCCATTAGAATGATCGCTTCCATGGAGAAAGGCACTTGTAGGTTGCTTCTGAAGAAGTGCTGTACTTGGAAGGTATTACGAAAATTTCAAATATTTAAACATGACACTATGTTCTAGAGAAGCAAAGTAATAGGGCAAACACATACTAGAGAAACAGTTTGACGCAGGAATGTGGATATGATGCCATGATCATCTTTGCAAGCTCGCTGATAACATGATTTCTTCCTCCATACTGTACTGCCTACTTCTATAGTTGTCGCCAACTCTGGCATCGCCTCCTTGAAATGTTTGGCCATTCAGGTCAGCCAGCTGCTCTTCCATCCCTGAAATGTAAATGTCTGAATCTTGCAGTCCTTCAAGCCTCATCTCCACATACCGCATCGTCGGCCTGTCTTCTCCCTTCATCCTCAAGCACATTGCTGCTATGGCGGCCACTTGTTTGGGCTCGTCTTCTTCTTCCATGATCTGCTCATCAAGTATCTCACTGAGCTTATCTTGATTCAGTAACGTGACAAAATGTGCCACTAAACTGACACCTTCAGACGACAAGTACATACTTGGCTTCTTTCTCGTCAGTAGTTCAACAAGCATAACGCCGTAGCTGTACACATCACTTTTGTCAGTCAATCGTCCTGTGTGGTAATACTCAGGATCCATATATCCGTGTGTTCCTTGCACACCAGTTGTCACTCCAGATTGATCGATTGCGATGCCTCTTGAGGCACCAAAATCTGACACTTTTGCTGTTAATCGGTCATCTAGTAATATGTTGGATGTCTTGATGTCCCTGTGCACCACCGATGTCGAAGCGGCTGAGTGAAGATATGCCAGGGAACAAGCAACTTCAAAGGCAATTCGTAGCCGATCTTTCCATGGTAGTGATTTATGACAGCTTTCAACATGAAGGTGGGCATAAAGAGTTCCATTTGGAATGAACTCATAGACCAGCAATGGCACTTCTGTCTCGAGGCAACATCCAAAAAGCTTCACTACGTTTCTGTGGTTGATTTGAGAAAGGATTGCGACTTCATTTATGAACTCATCAATCTCCTTTTGAATTACAACTATAGACTTCTTAATGGCAACAACATGCTGGTTTGACAATATGCCTTTGTAGACAGTGCCATGCCCTCCGCCACCCAGGATGCGAGCCTCATCAAACATATTGGTTGCTTTCTCAAGCTCTTCCAAGCTGAAGATCATCTTTTCAGCGATGTCTTTATCTACTAGTTGTCGAAGAAGCAACCCATGGTTTTGCTTGAAGAAATACTCCCTCATCTTCCTAGCCCTACGAATCTTGAGtctttttgttgcaaaaattgtTCCAAGAACCAGAAGCAAAAGGAACATACCAATGCCAAACCCCATCGCAAAAAATACTCCTGTGGAAACATGTGATACTCTAATCTCAATCTTGAAAAATCATCATCTATCCCCAGTGGAATTCAGAGGATGATTCGATTGAACTTACCAGATCCAACATGTCTTCGAGGCCCCTGGCACCCATCTGACACGTACGGGTTGCCATCGTAGCCGTCGTTGCACCGGCAGACATAGCCGTAGGCGCTGCTCGTGGAGTTGAGGCACTCGCTGTTCTTGCTGACACAGCCGAAGTCCgaccgcttcgccgccgccgcgcacaacGACTTGTTGAGCGTCCAGTCCAGGACGGCCGGGATCACCAGCCCGGCCGCGTTCCCGGAGGAGAGAAGCGTCATCTTGACGGCGAACACGTTATCCCTGTCGCGCCACCACTCCTGCTCCACCGTGAGCACGCTCGCGCCGGGCGTCACCCATGGCGGCCGTGCCGTGGCGTTCTGCTCCTGCCAGGAGAACTGGACACGGAAGGACTTGAGACCCGTCGGTATGGGCGACTCGCAGCAGCCGACGCCGTGGCACACGCCCCGCCGGAGCTTCTGCGGGTCGTCGGCGGGGCAGGACGGCGCGCACGAGCCGAACGTGGTGGCGGCTCCTTgccgcagcggcgccgccgtccgcgcggCGGCCTGGAAGCCGCAGCCGACGAGGACAAAGCTGTTCCGCGCGGCGGAGAGCACGTACGGCCGGAGTTTGGCGGGGAGGACCCTGACCCTCACTTCGCTCGCGTTGCCGGCGGCGAAGGACCACGCCGTGGCGCGGACGCGCACCGTGCTGTTTCGGACGGAGATCGCCAGCACCTCCGGGCCGTCGCTCTGCAGGAAGAGCCTTGGCGTCTGGTACGCGCGGTCGCAGGTGACCTTGAAGCCCGTCCGGTGGCAGCCGTACGTGGTGCCGAAAGGGTAAGGCACGTCGACATCGCCGCACTTGCTCTCACAGCCCGCCAAGGCgatgttcgccgccgccgccgccgtcgcgagctgcaccagcagcagcagcggcacgaCGAGGCCGCGCATTGCACGACGAGGCTGGCTGCGTTCCTCTGAAATGGCAAGTGTGCAGTGCTTATGCCGCGGCGCGGGCAAGATGGCGGCGCGCGGTAGCTGATAAACAGTGGAGTTGGTGGGCAGGACCGTGGCCTGCCGGGTCAGGACCGTTGGCCAATTATTCAAAGTCAACCGTGCCTCCGCGACAAACAAAAATTACGAAGCTAGTGATAAGATCATCTTCAAAAATAAATGCACAATTaactagtactccctccgttctaaattgtaagtcattccaaaaattttggagagtcaaaattttctaagtttgaccaaaattatacaacaagataataacatttacgataccaattaagtatcattaaatTCTTTGTTAggtatatttttatagtatacctatttgatgtcataaatctttgtgtttctctctataattttggtcaaactttgaaatagtttgactctccaagattcttggaatgacttataatttggaacggagggagtatatctaCATGTGTAAACATGAAAGTTCTTTACATTTATGCACACCTACTTCGATAGAAAACTTCTaaaatttcagattttcagTCAAATTTCTGACCTAAGGATCGTGCTTGAAGAATTTTGTCGTCCTTCACCTCTTTATCTATGAGTTGAAGTTCATATTCACCTGGCTATTGCTAGAGATGGGAAGGACTTCttatgtgagaaccgcccaatttgatactattttaaacgaaccgtcggtcattatcatccagatgagagttaacacgtgcttgccggagagcgtgacacgtgttatcccatatctagagacacgaataaccgacacgtcattcattcaaaataatatcaaatccggtagtcccggtatgtgctctaacgtacgcccagaatcagcatatgcacataccgtttacaatcgaatacatcgccaataatCCACAAATAGCAGTTTTACATTACCAGAGTTCACAGCTTAACATTACAAATTCAATATAGGAGGGTTCAAACTAACTtccattacaagccttgggctcacgatagtcatattaaacagaacgtaaagtttattgcatttacatacTCTCACGAAGCTCAATTACAATAAAaacttactaaagtaatgatgccttgctcaaggacatcgctacagccaccacgacctactcttcccccgcgtttggatcagcggggtagaagtggccgaacaccacttcgggctcacctgcaactaggtttagaaagcaacctgagtacaaaaggtactcgcaagacttacgcgattacatatacaaggatcatgcaatggctctAGTAAaaactttaaggttaagtaattattgcataagcattagctctctacactatcatctagcagaattaattaatcttgcccaaccccaaaccattttagttgattaagagagtaatataaACTATAATTGTTCATAGCTGTAACATGAACCATTCTCATCATAAACGATaatctatgaggagttcatgggttaaagagcgtgcttataaccgagagcgcggcaattcgaattggttataaccttgtaagggtgtactactttacccacacgacgcaaggaccatgcgactcacccaaccggccaaagttggataagggggcACTCGcgacaaccgttcccaacatggctcgatcattgaacctcacacctagattacgagtagagacttagttccaccagggacatatctaaactttcctacacataggtccacctggggacacactaagcctctctgcatagcccgtagccacgtatctaggactgcacatcaatgatcaagtcaaggaaggtaattggcttatccgttctattatattggatatgtggtagcacggaaaggtgctcaaaaccgacgtcgtccactcggtccttaatcgatccaagcggactatgcccatgtgacttcattctctaggccctaacattccgctcgaatctcgatactgcaCTCCACTTGCCCCAGAtgctcaagtgcgatcaaggataaatgggtaagtgtgatactccaaaccaatcctttctagcaagcaaaatgagtattctaagcagggctaagcatctagtcagattaagttattaactgtctaactagtgccaaggatATTAATAAATGAATCAAGGAAGGAGAAtgcatcaaagtaggtacaagcatgcaatacatacataatatataacccaacagtacccggtgagatagctaactaaatcagattaaataggtgcaaggaaaatgcttagctgcttgcctgggttaacttcagactcgaccacgaacgggattccaggttcaggctccacggactcagtgggctccacgggttcgttctccgacggttcgatcactaaaatgcatgaatgtgatgcacgaattaagaaatgaactaaacaacaagaataaatcatgaaacaaatgagcatgcagagaacaatacaaggaactcatgaaaactggttttgcagcaaaaactttttcctataaataaccataaataaaacagttttcagccactctaaaaaaagtaaaacagaaaaggaatacaaaataaactaaacaaatccaagaaaattatcttagatactaggcatgaaaacaaagctaacaaaactagttttgccattttatctCTTTCCTGCataaagttctatattaaaccacattttggacagcaagcatGAAACCGAAATAAAACCCCAacaaacagcaagaaaacatgtgaacaagttgcaccactaaaaactacacctcacaaggagtctaacaaaatttagtttgacatttttcgagtagtacacaaataactaagcaataaactcacttttgcaagataaatctatagataaatctacaacaaagtaacatgcaaaacaatatttttcctaagtatatctcagctagaggaaaccaacaaaacaagtttcataatttttggagctatacatgaatttATACACATTTTGCAAGATTGCTGCATAAGGAAAAGCTCTTGAAAACGCTGGGTGCACCCGGAACCGACCACACCCGCCAGccagaggccgacaggtggggcccaaaGGCCTGCGGCCCaccccaggccgggtcaaggcagctacggccttgaccgcggcgtgggcgcggccacgacGGCGTGAGGCGGCGCGGAGAGGCGGGGCCGGAGCGGGGAAAGGAAGGCGCGCACGGGGATGCGGAGGTGGTGGCGagtctcaccggcggcggcgcgggcgaggagcggcggcggaccggcgcgcgacgagcaggggcggcggcgggcggcagcgctCGCCGACGGCTCtgcagggagggagagagggccgGGTTAGGGGCAAAATCGGAGGACGGCGATGCGAGGAAGCTCCCCAAGCGAGGAATTGGGGCGGCGCTCACCGGAGGCGGCGaatcggcggcggggaggaagctcggcggcgacggcaatggaggagggggctagggtttgcgggggaACGGGGCCGAGCTCGACGCGGATAAGGAGAgggggcgagggaggagggaaggggcggcACGGGACACAAGGATGGCTGGCACGTGGCGCGActcacgaggatggccggcggcggggcgacgcgtgcgcgcggcgccgagcgaaacagaggagagggagagggagaggctgacatgtgggtgtagggtcgagatggcggactagagggggggtgaatagtcctttctaaaactaattgcgccggctaaccgaaacttatgcggaattgaaactattcgcttagccaagactacacccctctaattataactctaaggcacctccaaaaagatcctacacaaagcaaatggagtgccaagctagtaagatcTCTCCTAATAATTCTAATGacaagtcacacaagcctaagcactagtacttcagaaaccgggggagctcctacacaattctaatgagcaaaagcacaaagccaacctaagctcactagatgctcaaggacaaggatacacaatccaaatccaagagctcaacttgcttagctacacaatctaagcaagagcaactaattaagctacacaagctaactagttacactaggatctctactt
The Panicum virgatum strain AP13 chromosome 6N, P.virgatum_v5, whole genome shotgun sequence genome window above contains:
- the LOC120677294 gene encoding protein ALWAYS EARLY 2-like isoform X1; translation: MASARKVRNANKRFAKINDDWKTEDTASVPKSKVRKKRTHLQKKKLSDMLGSQWSREELERFYGAYRKYGKDWRKIAGAIRDRTSDMVEALYNMNKAYLSLPEGTATAAGLIAMMTDHYNILDGSNSDHESNDLPKTSRKPQKRGHAKFQSVSKTSDIHYPDQLQSQPASSSYGCLSLLKKKRSEDLFVGNRPRAVGKRTPRVPVASMYHRDDRGAPNRQAKPDSNNGDDEGAHVAALALAEVYQSGGSPQVSQTPGRSGDHMFLSPIKSNDRKNVDSEMGSSKLHGFQLDADYPEASLGSREAETGDYTKGSSYLMTNKGFPSVKPQKKVKRSQKRRKKAARKTGDQYEYDREACSGTEEGHSGRKAKEEPELETLGRKTAWPSSTSNKRSRQLFFDDESSALDALHTLADLSVNILQPSSVVESESSAQIKDENKDNDSDGKPSMPAAVSVYEQKDNSKSIAKKLKRQSEIASTDMVTRKKAKHSKDPHHDGSTSEVKQQGCTCGVKTEKKKRKSSMGKVLKDEKNILKDVVKTEVSAEEGKTSSNKETTTQGEMTPQADLTSKVKSRRKLGIQKSLSQECKPTEGAGDSGSEKLSYSLSNIIDVKDKLSHCLSSRLLRRWCMFEWFYSAIDYPWFAKSEFVEYLNHVKLGHVPRLTRVEWGVIRSSLGKPRRLSKQFLREEREKLSQYRDSVRQHYAELRSGIREGLPTDLARPLAVGQRVIACHPRTRELHDGNVLTVDHNRCRVQFDRPELGVEFVMDIDCMPLHPLENFPESLRPQNIVNEYYSRLSEANEDQMKELGTGGLTGFTSNLNSADATFHIPPGHPITTLMKQAKGDSIDSIAQAKATVNEVTAATQQAMYNQPSTLSQIQEREADIRALAELSRALDKKEALLVELRHMNEEVSGKQKDGDIIRDLEHFRKQYAMVLVQLRDSNDQVAAALLSLRQRNTYHGNAVQSYPKSMENGMAFAGASDPYNLFGYINPESGSQVIEVIETSKSRAKMMVNVAIQAMCKVSEGDNVFAKIGEALDNLNSRGTGSGSSILGIRRIPPDSGQSNALHQDNGTPAPPINSNSRLPNGCDSDGQFPTELISSCVAMMLMIKNCTDKQYHPAEVAHILDSALSGLQPRSSQNIPIFREIEMCMGIIKNQMLALIPTPSG
- the LOC120677294 gene encoding protein ALWAYS EARLY 2-like isoform X2 — translated: MASARKVRNANKRFAKINDDWKTEDTASVPKSKVRKKKLSDMLGSQWSREELERFYGAYRKYGKDWRKIAGAIRDRTSDMVEALYNMNKAYLSLPEGTATAAGLIAMMTDHYNILDGSNSDHESNDLPKTSRKPQKRGHAKFQSVSKTSDIHYPDQLQSQPASSSYGCLSLLKKKRSEDLFVGNRPRAVGKRTPRVPVASMYHRDDRGAPNRQAKPDSNNGDDEGAHVAALALAEVYQSGGSPQVSQTPGRSGDHMFLSPIKSNDRKNVDSEMGSSKLHGFQLDADYPEASLGSREAETGDYTKGSSYLMTNKGFPSVKPQKKVKRSQKRRKKAARKTGDQYEYDREACSGTEEGHSGRKAKEEPELETLGRKTAWPSSTSNKRSRQLFFDDESSALDALHTLADLSVNILQPSSVVESESSAQIKDENKDNDSDGKPSMPAAVSVYEQKDNSKSIAKKLKRQSEIASTDMVTRKKAKHSKDPHHDGSTSEVKQQGCTCGVKTEKKKRKSSMGKVLKDEKNILKDVVKTEVSAEEGKTSSNKETTTQGEMTPQADLTSKVKSRRKLGIQKSLSQECKPTEGAGDSGSEKLSYSLSNIIDVKDKLSHCLSSRLLRRWCMFEWFYSAIDYPWFAKSEFVEYLNHVKLGHVPRLTRVEWGVIRSSLGKPRRLSKQFLREEREKLSQYRDSVRQHYAELRSGIREGLPTDLARPLAVGQRVIACHPRTRELHDGNVLTVDHNRCRVQFDRPELGVEFVMDIDCMPLHPLENFPESLRPQNIVNEYYSRLSEANEDQMKELGTGGLTGFTSNLNSADATFHIPPGHPITTLMKQAKAKATVNEVTAATQQAMYNQPSTLSQIQEREADIRALAELSRALDKKEALLVELRHMNEEVSGKQKDGDIIRDLEHFRKQYAMVLVQLRDSNDQVAAALLSLRQRNTYHGNAVQSYPKSMENGMAFAGASDPYNLFGYINPESGSQVIEVIETSKSRAKMMVNVAIQAMCKVSEGDNVFAKIGEALDNLNSRGTGSGSSILGIRRIPPDSGQSNALHQDNGTPAPPINSNSRLPNGCDSDGQFPTELISSCVAMMLMIKNCTDKQYHPAEVAHILDSALSGLQPRSSQNIPIFREIEMCMGIIKNQMLALIPTPSG
- the LOC120677294 gene encoding protein ALWAYS EARLY 2-like isoform X3, whose protein sequence is MASARKVRNANKRFAKINDDWKTEDTASVPKSKVRKKKLSDMLGSQWSREELERFYGAYRKYGKDWRKIAGAIRDRTSDMVEALYNMNKAYLSLPEGTATAAGLIAMMTDHYNILDGSNSDHESNDLPKTSRKPQKRGHAKFQSVSKTSDIHYPDQLQSQPASSSYGCLSLLKKKRSEGNRPRAVGKRTPRVPVASMYHRDDRGAPNRQAKPDSNNGDDEGAHVAALALAEVYQSGGSPQVSQTPGRSGDHMFLSPIKSNDRKNVDSEMGSSKLHGFQLDADYPEASLGSREAETGDYTKGSSYLMTNKGFPSVKPQKKVKRSQKRRKKAARKTGDQYEYDREACSGTEEGHSGRKAKEEPELETLGRKTAWPSSTSNKRSRQLFFDDESSALDALHTLADLSVNILQPSSVVESESSAQIKDENKDNDSDGKPSMPAAVSVYEQKDNSKSIAKKLKRQSEIASTDMVTRKKAKHSKDPHHDGSTSEVKQQGCTCGVKTEKKKRKSSMGKVLKDEKNILKDVVKTEVSAEEGKTSSNKETTTQGEMTPQADLTSKVKSRRKLGIQKSLSQECKPTEGAGDSGSEKLSYSLSNIIDVKDKLSHCLSSRLLRRWCMFEWFYSAIDYPWFAKSEFVEYLNHVKLGHVPRLTRVEWGVIRSSLGKPRRLSKQFLREEREKLSQYRDSVRQHYAELRSGIREGLPTDLARPLAVGQRVIACHPRTRELHDGNVLTVDHNRCRVQFDRPELGVEFVMDIDCMPLHPLENFPESLRPQNIVNEYYSRLSEANEDQMKELGTGGLTGFTSNLNSADATFHIPPGHPITTLMKQAKAKATVNEVTAATQQAMYNQPSTLSQIQEREADIRALAELSRALDKKEALLVELRHMNEEVSGKQKDGDIIRDLEHFRKQYAMVLVQLRDSNDQVAAALLSLRQRNTYHGNAVQSYPKSMENGMAFAGASDPYNLFGYINPESGSQVIEVIETSKSRAKMMVNVAIQAMCKVSEGDNVFAKIGEALDNLNSRGTGSGSSILGIRRIPPDSGQSNALHQDNGTPAPPINSNSRLPNGCDSDGQFPTELISSCVAMMLMIKNCTDKQYHPAEVAHILDSALSGLQPRSSQNIPIFREIEMCMGIIKNQMLALIPTPSG